Proteins found in one Sorghum bicolor cultivar BTx623 chromosome 1, Sorghum_bicolor_NCBIv3, whole genome shotgun sequence genomic segment:
- the LOC110435162 gene encoding LOW QUALITY PROTEIN: thioredoxin-like 1-2, chloroplastic (The sequence of the model RefSeq protein was modified relative to this genomic sequence to represent the inferred CDS: inserted 2 bases in 1 codon) — protein MAAAQAVAKGSVVAPCGNRAAPGLLGRRRGAVAARMAPSAVRIGASWRKTAFTGGRLALGLGTRRSRPASRSSFASPAQMNMNLAIGKSMRWWEKGLQPNMREIESAQDLVDSLTNAGDKLVIVDFFSPGCGGCRALHPKICQFAEQNPDVLFLQVNYEEHKSMCYSLHVHVLPFFRFYRGAQGRLCSFSCTNATIKKFKDALAKHKPDRCSLGPTRGLEESEFLALAANKDLQFTYTKEPELIPRGDAPGEVIAPEPAKLPAATKPLVRLGSEERSXWSHQEDEMYN, from the exons ATGGCGGCAGCGCAGGCGGTCGCGAAGGGGAGCGTGGTTGCGCCGTGCGGCAATCGAGCGGCGCCGGGCCTCCTTGGCAGGCGGAGGGGTGCCGTGGCGGCGCGGATGGCGCCGTCGGCGGTGCGGATCGGGGCCTCATGGAGGAAGACCGCGTTTACAGGCGGGAGGCTAGCCTTGGGGTTGGGGACGAGGAGATCCAGGCCCGCGTCCCGGAGTTCTTTCGCGTCGCCGGCGCAG ATGAACATGAACCTTGCGATTGGGAAATCGATGAGGTGGTGGGAGAAGGGGTTGCAGCCCAACATGCGTGAGATCGAGTCCGCCCAAGACCTTGTCGATTCCTTGACCAACGCCGGCGACAAGCTCGTCATCGTCGACTTCTTCTCCCCTGGCTGCGGCGGCTGCCGTGCTCTTCACCCGAAG ATTTGTCAATTTGCGGAGCAGAACCCAGATGTGCTGTTCTTGCAAGTGAACTACGAGGAGCACAAGTCTATGTGCTACAGTCTTCATGTCCATGTCCTACCCTTCTTCAGATTCTACAGGGGAGCACAGGGACGGCTCTGCAGCTTCAGTTGTACAAACGCAACC ATTAAGAAGTTCAAGGATGCACTTGCGAAGCACAAGCCAGATAGATGTAGCCTTGGCCCAACCAGGGGGCTAGAGGAATCGGAGTTTTTAGCCTTGGCAGCAAACAAGGACCTGCAGTTCACCTACACCAAGGAGCCAGAACTGATTCCCAGGGGAGATGCTCCTGGGGAGGTCATTGCTCCCGAGCCTGCAAAGCTTCCTGCGGCCACAAAGCCTTTGGTCAGGCTGGGGTCCGAAGAAAGGTC TTGGTCTCATCAggaagatgagatgtataattga
- the LOC8084564 gene encoding uncharacterized protein LOC8084564 yields MDPTEPRWRINSSFSPPTSRRWDCRYSSDGLPHRVHDAPHDHPPYVSSLSSHSKGSRSAFGSDQYLNHHHSVSDGALSYFGSPADSLQAPRWTPSLQRFDLGEFSTPAGGSRPETSDYPQSSERPLTATSSFSSASPFSESSQLASSSSKQPAPYLPRNHMGRRSFMSKPVYPLVFRNPVSESEACRMLEVTNAGRATPSDDSQASPLWRRSLASPELKFHNALNELGKMEASPEPNTSSRREGFRWSNASSYDFGYDGDAIDISDHISIESQRSPTSSVRFLKCGLCERFLRQKSPWTSNRIVRNADMPVAAVLPCRHAFHADCLEESTPKTEVHDPPCPLCTRATEDEGHVSFSEPLHVALRSARSRNLSLGSGAGGSSSSANPPCSDRGLKRNHSAIVPRRGSGSSLFRNRFKKQFPFKARIGKELFGGRVFNRVGSSSSSGQQGDHRQQAPKHDRPMK; encoded by the exons ATGGATCCTACTGAGCCTCGTTGGCGTATAAACTCGAGCTTCTCTCCTCCAACGTCAAGGAGATGGGACTGCCGTTATTCATCAGATGGATTGCCCCACAGAGTTCATGATGCTCCTCATGATCACCCACCTTATGTTTCATCCCTATCGTCCCATAGCAAAGGAAGCAGAAGTGCATTTGGCAGTGATCAGTACCTCAATCACCATCATTCCGTGTCTGATGGAGCACTTTCTTACTTTGGGAGTCCAGCTGACAGCCTTCAGGCTCCACGCTGGACACCCTCTCTTCAAAGATTTGATCTCGGTGAATTCTCTACCCCTGCAGGAG GATCAAGACCAGAAACTTCTGACTATCCTCAGTCAAGTGAG AGGCCACTGACTGCAACAAGCAGTTTCAGTTCTGCATCCCCATTTTCAGAATCAAGCCAGCTAGCATCATCATCTAGTAAACAACCAGCCCCATATCTACCTCGCAACCATATGGGCAGGCGGTCTTTCATGTCTAAACCAGTCTACCCACTTGTCTTCCGGAATCCTGTGTCAGAATCAGAAGCGTGCAGGATGCTTGAGGTTACTAATGCTGGGCGAGCGACACCAAGTGATGACAGTCAGGCTTCTCCTCTGTGGCGTCGCAGCTTGGCGAGTCCAGAACTCAAGTTCCATAATGCACTGAATGAACTTGGGAAGATGGAGGCTTCACCTGAACCGAACACAAGCTCAAGACGGGAAGGGTTCAGATGGAGCAATGCCAGTAGTTATGATTTTGGATATGATGGAGATGCCATTGACATTTCAGATCATATCAGTATTGAGTCCCAGAGATCTCCCACAAGCTCAGTGAGGTTCCTGAAGTGTGGGCTGTGCGAGAGATTCCTGCGCCAGAAATCGCCCTGGACCTCGAACCGGATTGTTCGAAACGCCGACATGCCAGTAGCAGCGGTTCTTCCTTGCCGACATGCCTTCCACGCGGATTGCTTGGAGGAAAGCACTCCCAAGACAGAAGTCCATGATCCACCCTGCCCGCTGTGCACGCGAGCCACTGAAGACGAAGGGCATGTGTCGTTCTCAGAACCTCTGCATGTTGCCCTCCGGTCCGCTCGCAGCAGGAACCTTTCCTTGGGCAGTGGTGCTGGTGGGAGTAGCAGCAGCGCCAACCCTCCTTGCAGTGATCGTGGCTTGAAGAGGAACCATTCTGCTATCGTGCCGAGACGCGGCAGTGGTAGCTCATTGTTCCGCAACCGCTTCAAGAAGCAGTTCCCCTTCAAAGCGAGGATCGGGAAGGAGCTTTTTGGCGGCAGGGTTTTCAACAGGGTTGGATCATCTTCGTCTTCAGGTCAGCAGGGTGACCATCGACAGCAAGCTCCAAAGCATGACCGACCCATGAAGTAG